The following nucleotide sequence is from Tardiphaga sp. 709.
CTGTGGCGATCGGATGATCTGAGCGCGGGTTCTGCCCGGTGATGAGCTCGCGGTCCTCGATCACATAGGGCTCGAAGTCGGTTGCCGTGACACTCACGTTACCGCCGGCAGTGCGCAGCGCATCAGGCATGTTGAAGTAGAGCTTGGCGTGCAGTATCTGATCTTCGATGACTTTTTCCTCGGTCGCCGAGAACACCGTCATCTTGTATCCGGCATATTGCCATCCCTTCGCCCATTCACCGGCCTTGGCGGGATCGCCTGCGATCAGCGCCGAGCGGAACTCGCGGGCATGCGGCATCGCCGCGACGGTCGCAATCGGGCCATGGCAGAGCAGCGCCGTCGGCTTCGCCTTTGCATGGAAGTGGCGCAGGATCTCGCCCAGATCCGGATCCTGCATGAGGTCGACCACCGGTCCCTGCCCGCCCGGCACAAACACACCCGCATACTCATCCAACCCTTGCTCGGCCACCGTGCGCAGCACGTGCACATCGGTCATAGCGGGATCCTTGGCGAAGAAGGCCTTCGCCTTCTGATAGGCGGCTTCGTCACCGCCGAAATGCACTGCGCTGTCCGAGGCCTCATCGATATGTGGCTGGGTGCCACTCGGCGTGGCGAGCACAACCTCATAACCGGCAGCGATCAGAGCCATCGCCGGAACGACAGTCTCGTTGAGATACTGGCCAGTTGCACCAAAGCGCCCGCC
It contains:
- a CDS encoding type 1 glutamine amidotransferase domain-containing protein, with amino-acid sequence MSKGKVLVVGSSGTRIEVQGGRFGATGQYLNETVVPAMALIAAGYEVVLATPSGTQPHIDEASDSAVHFGGDEAAYQKAKAFFAKDPAMTDVHVLRTVAEQGLDEYAGVFVPGGQGPVVDLMQDPDLGEILRHFHAKAKPTALLCHGPIATVAAMPHAREFRSALIAGDPAKAGEWAKGWQYAGYKMTVFSATEEKVIEDQILHAKLYFNMPDALRTAGGNVSVTATDFEPYVIEDRELITGQNPRSDHPIATALIAALDRKVAKA